A window of the Tenebrio molitor chromosome 1, icTenMoli1.1, whole genome shotgun sequence genome harbors these coding sequences:
- the LOC138141567 gene encoding uncharacterized protein — MALTRERVRGVYFQLNKNAEQLLNLHLELSNILDQHHWDLIDRISCLHAENELGKVTKTQKNKFDRLMSKQRPNPKPHPTLENKKTVINRSSKQLSENATTLLSKGMNFAIAPARIPQEEIITEVETAIRHLPKEEAEEIRFETCRILKKSKPPKRNLSRDELKALSELRKDKDIVILRADKGNITVIMDQDEYNDKISQLLDPEHYTKLKKDPTPTIERRTREIIKQSSIPQQEQRALLPSSTRPPRLYGLPKIHKEECPLRPIVSTMGSPTYNLAKYLAKHLQTYVGHTDSFVKNSLHFVESIRNVRLDTTDILVSFDVVSLFTNVPVEDSVEIIKQNLITQGLREDIPELVRFCLTSTYFLWKGNYYEQKEGAAMGSPLSPVIANLFMETFEQEVLELAPLKPKLWKRYVDDTFVVWPHGRESLDQFLNHLNSLHSAIKFTMEIEENNQIPFLDVLVTRDKNQLRHTV; from the coding sequence ATGGCTCTCACGAGGGAACGAGTACGTGGAGTTTACTTCCAGTTAAACAAAAACGCTGAACAACTTTTGAACCTCCATTTGGAACTAAGCAATATTTTGGATCAACATCACTGGGACCTTATTGACAGAATATCGTGCCTCCACGCAGAAAACGAATTGGGTAAAGTTACCAAAACTCAGAAGAACAAGTTTGATAGGCTTATGTCCAAACAACGACCAAATCCAAAACCACATCCGACTCTGGAAAACAAGAAAACCGTCATCAACCGTTCAAGCAAACAACTATCGGAAAATGCTACTACCCTTCTTTCTAAGGGGATGAATTTTGCAATAGCCCCGGCCAGGATTCCACAGGAAGAAATCATCACTGAAGTAGAGACAGCAATCCGTCATTTACCAAAGGAAGAAGCAGAAGAGATTCGTTTTGAAACTTGCAGAATCCTCAAAAAATCCAAACCACCTAAGCGAAACCTAAGTAGAGATGAGTTGAAAGCACTCAGTGAACTCAGAAAAGATAAGGACATCGTCATCTTACGAGCGGATAAAGGCAACATAACCGTCATAATGGACCAGGATGAATACAATGACAAAATTAGCCAACTATTAGATCCCGAAcattacaccaaattaaagAAAGACCCCACACCTACAATAGAACGTCGAACCAGagaaattattaaacaatCCTCAATCCCCCAACAGGAACAGCGCGCCCTTCTACCATCATCTACCAGACCACCCCGTTTATATGGACTCCCGAAGATTCATAAGGAAGAATGCCCTCTACGACCAATTGTGTCCACTATGGGAAGCCCTACCTACAATCTGGCAAAGTATCTTGCTAAACATCTTCAAACATACGTAGGACACACAGATTCTTTCGTAAAAAACTCATTACATTTTGTTGAATCAATCAGGAATGTGAGATTGGACACTACAGATATCTTGGTCAGCTTCGATGTAGTTTCCTTGTTCACCAACGTACCCGTCGAAGACTCGGTCGAGATAATCAAACAGAATTTGATAACACAAGGACTACGGGAAGATATTCCGGAATTGGTACGGTTCTGCTTAACATCAACATACTTCCTATGGAAAGGAAATTATTACGAACAGAAGGAAGGAGCAGCAATGGGATCCCCACTATCTccggtcatagccaacttatTCATGGAAACTTTCGAACAGGAAGTCCTTGAGTTAGCTCCACTTAAGCCGAAACTTTGGAAACGGTACGTGGATGATACATTTGTTGTATGGCCACATGGACGTGAATCATTAGATCAATTCTTGAACCACCTGAACAGCCTCCATTCAGCCATAAAATTCACAATGGAAATAGAAGAGAACAACCAGATTCCTTTTTTGGATGTGTTGGTAACACGGGACAAAAACCAGCTTCGTCACACAGTTTAG